A single region of the Phycisphaerae bacterium RAS1 genome encodes:
- the pyrK_1 gene encoding Dihydroorotate dehydrogenase B (NAD(+)), electron transfer subunit, whose product MAPPTAVRVCAADARIVRRGQPCREHVELECVLPGFPASTAGQFVQILCHDPQGSAATGRDWVEGCFAALYTGDAGLPVMLRRPFSIADRWDEADGAHVVVISRRVGPGTEWLERRAVGDVLNLTGPLGRGFVEPEHTTPVLLVGGGVGIPPLLYMARQLASLGFSDVTAVLGATTRDLFAVELISEPARDGSATRCLKLPGAAPFGAIVTTDDGSLGVRGVVTAGMAAWARSRGSQDGPRRSVDRAPLVMACGPQRMLAAVAHETRQRGWACQVCIETTMGCGLGTCLSCVVRVHDASRDGGWRWALSCTEGPVFDRDVLIEMSL is encoded by the coding sequence CGGGCAGCCCTGCCGAGAGCATGTTGAGCTCGAGTGCGTGCTTCCGGGGTTTCCGGCCTCAACCGCGGGGCAGTTCGTCCAAATCCTCTGCCATGATCCTCAAGGAAGTGCGGCGACAGGGCGCGATTGGGTGGAGGGTTGTTTTGCTGCGCTTTACACCGGGGACGCGGGTCTCCCGGTCATGCTGCGGCGGCCGTTCAGCATCGCCGACCGTTGGGATGAGGCTGACGGGGCGCACGTGGTCGTGATTTCGCGGCGCGTCGGGCCGGGAACGGAGTGGCTGGAGCGGCGAGCCGTTGGAGACGTGCTGAATCTGACCGGTCCGCTCGGTCGCGGATTTGTTGAGCCGGAGCACACAACGCCCGTACTGCTGGTCGGCGGCGGCGTGGGGATTCCGCCGCTGCTGTACATGGCGCGACAGCTCGCTTCACTCGGATTCTCTGACGTCACGGCGGTGCTGGGCGCAACCACGCGCGACTTGTTTGCCGTAGAACTCATCTCGGAGCCGGCCCGCGATGGGAGCGCGACGCGCTGCCTGAAGTTGCCGGGCGCGGCGCCATTCGGAGCGATCGTCACGACGGATGATGGTTCGCTGGGCGTGCGCGGCGTGGTGACGGCGGGAATGGCGGCGTGGGCGCGGAGCCGCGGAAGCCAGGATGGCCCGCGCCGCTCGGTCGATCGCGCGCCGCTGGTCATGGCGTGCGGGCCGCAGCGGATGCTGGCGGCGGTGGCGCACGAAACGCGACAGCGCGGCTGGGCGTGCCAGGTTTGCATCGAGACGACGATGGGTTGCGGGCTGGGGACGTGCCTTTCGTGCGTGGTGCGCGTGCACGACGCGTCGCGCGACGGAGGCTGGCGCTGGGCGCTGTCCTGCACCGAGGGGCCGGTGTTTGATCGCGATGTACTGATCGAGATGAGCCTGTGA
- the arnC_2 gene encoding Undecaprenyl-phosphate 4-deoxy-4-formamido-L-arabinose transferase, translating to MDLIEPARTDRGPAATTAEGGGAPGGAGGRPRRLSYYTRQLFRLFELHIPPGGRILEVGVRDAGDLLASLKPGEGVGVDADEAVIREAQARHPGLTFVHAPLDRFDLGPRRFDFIIVSTALATAEDVQSLFARVGHACRADTRIVIAYHNALWEPLLKLATRVGLRKRTGEQNWLSLHDLSNLAYLAGLEIIRKSGEVLMPAPIPLLAGLMNRFVARFWPFGHLGLVQVLVARAVAAPPELRAPRVSVVIPTRNERGNIEAAIQRTPEMGAGTEIIFVDGNSTDGTADEIEAQIAARPQRNMKLIPQGDGRGKGDAVRKGFAAATGDILMILDADLTVPPELLPRFVEAITSGRGEFINGTRLVYPMEDQAMRFLNKLGNRFFSMVFTWLLSQPLRDTLCGTKVLSKKNYDTIAANRHFFGDFDPFGDFDLLLGAAKANLKIVEIPVRYKARTYGTTNISRFRHGWLLLKMSWFAFWRLKLR from the coding sequence ATGGACTTGATCGAACCCGCCCGCACTGACCGCGGCCCAGCCGCCACGACGGCCGAGGGCGGCGGCGCACCGGGCGGCGCAGGCGGTCGCCCGCGGCGATTGAGCTACTACACGCGGCAGTTGTTTCGTCTCTTCGAGCTCCACATTCCGCCGGGCGGGCGCATCCTCGAGGTTGGCGTCCGTGACGCCGGCGACCTGCTCGCCTCGCTCAAGCCCGGCGAAGGCGTCGGCGTAGACGCCGACGAGGCGGTCATCCGCGAGGCCCAGGCGCGTCATCCGGGCCTGACCTTTGTTCACGCGCCGCTGGATCGGTTCGATCTGGGTCCGCGGCGATTCGATTTCATCATCGTCTCGACCGCGCTGGCCACCGCCGAGGACGTGCAGAGTTTGTTCGCACGGGTCGGGCACGCCTGTCGCGCCGACACGCGAATCGTCATCGCCTACCACAACGCGCTGTGGGAGCCGCTGCTCAAGCTGGCGACGCGCGTGGGCTTGCGCAAGCGCACCGGCGAGCAGAACTGGCTCTCGCTGCACGATCTGAGCAACCTGGCCTATCTGGCCGGGCTGGAGATCATCCGAAAATCCGGCGAGGTGCTCATGCCGGCGCCGATTCCGCTGCTGGCCGGGCTCATGAATCGCTTCGTGGCCCGCTTCTGGCCCTTTGGCCATCTCGGCCTGGTCCAGGTGCTGGTGGCCCGCGCCGTGGCCGCGCCGCCCGAGTTGCGGGCGCCGCGCGTCAGCGTCGTCATCCCGACCCGCAATGAGCGCGGCAACATCGAAGCCGCCATCCAGCGCACGCCCGAAATGGGCGCCGGAACCGAGATCATCTTCGTGGACGGGAACAGCACGGACGGCACGGCGGATGAAATCGAAGCGCAGATCGCCGCCCGACCGCAGCGCAACATGAAGCTCATTCCGCAGGGCGACGGCCGCGGCAAAGGCGACGCCGTCCGCAAGGGCTTCGCCGCCGCAACGGGCGACATCCTGATGATCCTCGACGCCGACCTGACCGTCCCGCCCGAGCTCTTGCCGCGCTTCGTCGAAGCCATCACCAGCGGCCGCGGCGAGTTCATCAACGGCACGCGGCTGGTTTATCCCATGGAAGACCAGGCGATGCGCTTCCTGAACAAGCTGGGCAACCGCTTCTTCAGCATGGTGTTCACCTGGCTGCTCAGCCAGCCGCTGCGCGACACGCTGTGCGGCACCAAGGTGCTGTCGAAGAAGAACTACGACACGATCGCGGCCAACCGGCACTTCTTCGGCGACTTCGACCCGTTCGGCGATTTCGACCTGCTGCTGGGCGCGGCCAAGGCCAACCTGAAAATCGTCGAGATCCCCGTCCGCTACAAGGCCCGCACGTACGGCACCACCAACATCAGCCGGTTCCGGCACGGATGGCTCTTGCTGAAGATGAGCTGGTTTGCCTTCTGGCGTCTGAAGCTGCGCTAA
- the aroB gene encoding 3-dehydroquinate synthase — protein MTCVPVAVPGKRYDVWIGPRARFELRALLAPAGGGRVVVITDDVVAALHLQSLLEVLPGNALSIRVPPGEQSKSIARLAKLYDQLAAFRIERSDVLLSLGGGVVGDLTGFAAATWLRGVPYIQVPTTTEAAVDASVGGKTGVNLPAGKNLVGAFHQPLGVIIDSEFLATLPARDFSAGLAESIKHAAIRDPDLLTFHEKNAARIVAREPAVIEPLLARNVAIKAAVVAADEREADLRAILNHGHTLGHAFEHLLGYELRHGECVALGMIAENAMAQARGLLSPGSAERIRDALAALQLPTRLPRPLDPAAVIDACRMDKKNRGGAIHFMLLREIGAVQRVTDATDAEIAAALVALAP, from the coding sequence ATGACTTGCGTCCCGGTTGCGGTTCCTGGAAAGCGCTACGACGTCTGGATCGGCCCGCGCGCCCGATTCGAGCTTCGCGCGCTTCTCGCGCCGGCAGGCGGCGGGCGCGTCGTCGTCATCACGGACGACGTCGTCGCCGCTCTCCATCTGCAATCGTTGCTCGAAGTCTTACCGGGCAACGCACTGTCCATCCGCGTTCCGCCGGGAGAGCAAAGCAAGTCCATCGCGCGACTGGCGAAGCTCTATGACCAGCTCGCCGCCTTTCGTATCGAGCGCAGCGACGTCCTGCTGAGCCTGGGCGGCGGCGTCGTCGGCGACCTGACCGGATTCGCCGCCGCCACCTGGCTGCGCGGCGTGCCGTACATTCAGGTTCCGACGACGACTGAAGCCGCGGTCGACGCCTCCGTCGGCGGCAAGACGGGTGTGAACCTGCCCGCCGGCAAGAACCTCGTCGGCGCGTTTCATCAGCCGCTGGGCGTCATTATCGACAGCGAATTCCTGGCGACGCTGCCCGCGCGTGACTTCTCCGCCGGCCTGGCAGAGAGCATCAAGCACGCCGCCATCCGCGACCCGGATCTGCTGACCTTTCACGAAAAAAACGCCGCGCGAATCGTCGCCCGCGAGCCCGCGGTGATCGAGCCGCTCCTGGCGCGAAACGTCGCGATTAAAGCCGCGGTCGTGGCGGCCGACGAGCGCGAGGCCGATTTGCGTGCGATTCTGAACCACGGCCACACGCTCGGCCACGCGTTCGAACACCTGCTCGGCTACGAGCTGCGGCACGGCGAGTGCGTGGCGCTGGGCATGATCGCGGAGAACGCCATGGCCCAGGCGCGGGGCCTGCTCTCGCCCGGCTCGGCCGAGCGCATCCGTGATGCGCTTGCCGCGCTTCAGCTTCCGACGCGCCTGCCGCGCCCGCTGGACCCGGCTGCGGTCATCGACGCCTGCCGCATGGACAAGAAGAACCGCGGCGGCGCGATTCATTTCATGCTGCTGCGCGAAATCGGCGCGGTGCAGCGCGTCACCGACGCAACGGACGCGGAAATCGCGGCGGCGCTTGTCGCCTTGGCTCCCTGA
- a CDS encoding Folylpolyglutamate synthase, with amino-acid sequence MTRTATRRAGARKAARVKTIRKAPAGRLAKPAPGGIRTYRNALNFINARTNYEKMLRVGYNVTNFNLNRMLRILAALGNPHKKLRTLHVAGTKGKGSTCSMLAAMLQAAGFKTGLYTSPHFIDLRERIAVDGALISEADFVRLMAKIAPIVERMERDEPTFFEIMTAAAFLHFVNKKVEFAVIETGLGGRLDSTNVIKPEACGITNISYDHVQQLGNTLEKIAEEKAGIFKAGVPVISAPQPANVKRVFKRVAESVGCDLRFVGEDLEFSYRFECSRTTGPHTRVCMATPSSRFDHLQVPLLGEHQAYNCAVALGMIDALRQRQVNIPEQTAIDGLARVRVQGRLETIREQPRTIVDAAHNAASVAALMRAIGQNISYDSMVVIFACSLDKDIDGMLTQLQLGADKVIFTGNGTSRSADPMDLHARFLEKTQKMSQVAPTLVEAYKIARHCVTREDIICITGSVYLVGEAKKAQAAGLLD; translated from the coding sequence ATGACACGCACAGCAACCCGTCGGGCGGGCGCGCGGAAAGCCGCGCGGGTGAAGACAATTCGCAAGGCGCCGGCGGGGCGGCTGGCGAAGCCAGCGCCGGGCGGCATCCGCACCTACCGCAACGCGCTCAACTTCATCAACGCGCGCACCAATTACGAAAAAATGCTGCGGGTGGGCTACAACGTCACCAACTTCAACCTCAACCGCATGCTGCGGATTCTGGCCGCTCTGGGCAATCCGCACAAGAAGCTGCGCACGCTGCACGTCGCCGGAACCAAGGGCAAAGGCTCGACCTGCAGCATGCTGGCGGCGATGCTTCAGGCCGCCGGCTTCAAGACCGGCCTGTACACCTCGCCGCACTTCATCGACCTGCGCGAGCGGATCGCGGTTGACGGCGCGCTGATCTCCGAGGCCGATTTCGTGCGCCTGATGGCGAAGATCGCGCCGATCGTCGAGCGCATGGAGCGCGACGAGCCGACGTTCTTCGAGATCATGACGGCGGCGGCCTTCCTGCACTTCGTCAACAAGAAGGTCGAATTCGCCGTGATCGAGACCGGGCTGGGCGGGCGGCTCGACTCCACAAACGTCATCAAGCCGGAAGCGTGCGGCATCACCAACATCAGCTACGACCACGTGCAGCAGCTAGGCAACACGCTCGAGAAAATCGCCGAGGAAAAGGCGGGCATTTTCAAAGCGGGCGTGCCGGTGATCAGCGCACCGCAGCCGGCCAATGTCAAGCGGGTCTTCAAGCGCGTGGCCGAGTCGGTCGGTTGCGACCTGCGCTTCGTCGGCGAAGACCTGGAATTCAGCTACCGCTTTGAGTGCTCGCGCACCACCGGCCCGCACACGCGCGTCTGCATGGCAACGCCCAGCAGCCGCTTTGACCATCTGCAGGTGCCGCTGCTGGGCGAGCATCAGGCCTACAACTGCGCCGTCGCCCTGGGCATGATTGACGCCCTGCGGCAAAGGCAGGTCAACATCCCCGAGCAGACGGCGATCGACGGCCTGGCCCGCGTGCGCGTGCAGGGCCGGCTGGAGACGATCCGCGAGCAGCCGCGCACGATCGTAGACGCGGCCCACAATGCCGCCAGCGTCGCGGCGCTGATGCGGGCGATCGGGCAGAATATCAGCTATGACTCGATGGTGGTGATCTTCGCCTGCTCGCTGGACAAGGACATCGACGGCATGCTGACGCAGCTCCAGCTCGGGGCTGACAAGGTGATCTTCACCGGCAACGGCACGTCGCGCTCGGCCGATCCGATGGACCTGCACGCGCGTTTCCTGGAGAAGACGCAGAAAATGTCGCAGGTGGCGCCAACCCTGGTCGAGGCGTACAAGATCGCGCGGCACTGCGTGACCCGTGAAGACATCATCTGCATCACCGGTTCGGTCTACCTCGTCGGCGAGGCCAAGAAGGCGCAGGCGGCCGGCCTGCTCGACTAG
- the rsmG gene encoding Ribosomal RNA small subunit methyltransferase G, with protein MGAAPDGLVDDAARARLQHFAELLLDINRHLNLTGARDADALWRAHIADSLALFPLIHEDHRLLDLGSGGGLPGLVLACTRPNLHVTLLDARRKKVAALEQLIAALALPNAAAVWGRAEKLAEDAALRGVFDVVTARAVAALPVLIEWSAPFVRPGGVCWFFKSTAALEHEVAAAATLAARRRMAALPVHEYLLKGDAIPRVLLGYRKLASS; from the coding sequence ATGGGCGCCGCACCGGACGGCCTGGTCGATGACGCCGCCCGGGCGCGGTTGCAGCACTTCGCCGAACTCCTGCTCGACATCAATCGGCACCTGAATCTAACGGGGGCCCGCGATGCGGACGCGCTCTGGCGGGCGCACATCGCCGACAGCCTGGCGCTTTTCCCTTTGATTCACGAGGACCATCGGCTGCTGGACCTGGGCAGCGGCGGGGGTTTGCCGGGATTGGTGCTGGCGTGCACGCGGCCGAACCTGCACGTGACGCTGCTGGACGCTCGGCGAAAGAAAGTGGCGGCGCTCGAGCAGTTGATCGCCGCTCTCGCGCTGCCCAACGCGGCGGCCGTCTGGGGCCGGGCGGAGAAACTCGCGGAAGATGCGGCGCTGCGCGGGGTTTTCGACGTCGTAACCGCGCGGGCCGTCGCGGCGTTGCCGGTGTTGATCGAATGGTCCGCGCCATTCGTCCGGCCGGGCGGCGTGTGCTGGTTTTTCAAATCCACCGCTGCGCTGGAGCACGAAGTCGCCGCCGCGGCGACCCTGGCGGCGCGCCGCCGCATGGCCGCGCTGCCTGTGCATGAGTACCTTCTGAAAGGCGACGCGATTCCGCGTGTCTTGCTGGGGTACCGGAAACTCGCGTCGTCCTGA
- the groS_1 gene encoding 10 kDa chaperonin, translating to MARSSLRPLGDKVLIKRLEAESRTAGGIVLPDSAKEKPKRGKVLSVGNGKLLDTGKRQPLQLREGDQVLFSSYAGTEVKVDGEEMIIMDESDVLAVLE from the coding sequence ATGGCGCGTTCGTCTCTCCGACCCCTGGGTGACAAAGTCCTGATCAAGCGGCTCGAGGCCGAGTCGCGCACCGCGGGCGGAATTGTGCTGCCGGACTCGGCGAAAGAAAAACCCAAACGCGGGAAGGTCTTAAGCGTCGGAAACGGCAAGCTGCTCGACACCGGCAAGCGTCAACCTCTTCAGCTCAGAGAGGGCGACCAGGTGCTCTTCAGCAGCTACGCCGGCACCGAGGTCAAAGTCGACGGCGAAGAGATGATCATCATGGACGAGAGCGACGTCCTCGCCGTACTGGAGTAG
- a CDS encoding Proprotein convertase P-domain protein, whose amino-acid sequence MHSYSSQPRSWVAAFFLALASASLAPAQVSFPEVEPNDDKPTATPITGPVAGDTIIGTSDSPAAPDYFRLALPAATPALYRHRLALTVGASSHTVSLRGLTQSNGVIGAAEAEVQASTGLSSPPHMVQWYGFGRGEQLYCRVTGSSAQSPGYVLLMATEVITPIDIGDFMEGSIELTTAGQGHSTDTDLWVYDANFAAVDGFGNDDALGEPHTQSRLSRFFSPGVYYIAVTQRNFANHLASPVDDDLRSGAVLDFPDAAASSSNSADRILTFAVTDSRGTARIACAKESAYEVVWAKMRVASVPFGPCCMPDGTCREDLTDIECLNAGGAPGRIGSLCQDISCTGRCCHPATLTCTQLSFSQCAAQNGIFDGVGTPCIEDIADQEFVRTLAPPLVLQWNGGVAVEDVLDVGDYFPIVDVDVSLLLAHTWQGDIDAVLVSPLGTSVPLISRPGVPQHAFGFSADDFGDVGGGVDFTLDDEAPIGLRYDRGAVPTPGIASVTGRWTPDAGALSAFDGQLAQGLWRLRITVNAAGDIGALHRWKLAFRRGEAPCEDPCNGHPGDLNCDGVVNILDINAFVLALADGGAYLEAYPTCCLFLADLNGDFDINVLDINPFITLLAGP is encoded by the coding sequence ATGCACTCATATTCGAGCCAACCCCGGTCATGGGTGGCGGCCTTCTTTCTGGCGCTTGCCTCCGCGTCGCTCGCCCCGGCCCAGGTCAGCTTCCCTGAAGTCGAGCCGAACGACGACAAGCCCACCGCCACCCCGATTACCGGGCCTGTCGCCGGCGATACGATCATCGGCACCAGCGACTCGCCCGCCGCGCCCGACTACTTTCGCCTGGCGCTTCCTGCCGCCACCCCGGCCCTCTACCGGCATCGGCTCGCGCTGACGGTAGGCGCTTCGTCGCATACTGTTTCGCTCCGCGGCCTGACGCAGAGCAACGGCGTCATCGGCGCGGCCGAGGCCGAGGTGCAGGCCTCCACCGGGCTTTCGTCGCCGCCGCACATGGTTCAGTGGTACGGCTTCGGGCGCGGGGAGCAGTTGTACTGCCGCGTCACCGGCTCGTCGGCGCAGTCGCCGGGCTACGTGCTCCTGATGGCGACCGAGGTGATCACGCCGATCGACATCGGCGACTTCATGGAAGGGTCGATCGAGCTCACCACCGCGGGACAGGGTCACAGCACGGACACGGACCTCTGGGTTTACGACGCAAACTTCGCGGCCGTCGACGGATTCGGCAATGACGACGCCCTCGGCGAACCGCACACGCAGTCGCGTCTGTCGCGCTTCTTCTCGCCCGGCGTGTATTACATCGCAGTCACCCAGCGTAACTTCGCCAACCACCTGGCCAGCCCGGTGGACGACGACTTGCGATCCGGCGCGGTTCTGGATTTTCCCGACGCCGCCGCCAGCTCCAGCAACTCGGCCGATCGAATCCTGACGTTCGCGGTCACGGACTCGCGTGGCACGGCGCGGATCGCTTGCGCCAAAGAGAGCGCGTATGAGGTGGTCTGGGCGAAAATGCGGGTCGCGTCGGTCCCGTTCGGCCCATGTTGCATGCCCGACGGAACCTGCCGCGAAGACCTGACCGACATCGAGTGCCTGAACGCGGGCGGTGCACCCGGACGAATCGGTTCGTTGTGCCAGGACATCAGTTGCACCGGCCGCTGCTGCCATCCGGCCACGCTGACCTGCACCCAGCTCAGCTTCAGCCAGTGCGCCGCACAAAACGGCATCTTCGACGGCGTCGGCACACCCTGCATCGAAGACATCGCCGACCAGGAATTCGTCCGAACGCTGGCCCCCCCGCTGGTGTTGCAGTGGAATGGCGGCGTCGCGGTGGAGGACGTGCTCGACGTTGGCGACTACTTCCCGATCGTCGATGTCGACGTGTCGCTCCTGCTGGCGCACACCTGGCAAGGCGACATCGACGCCGTCCTCGTCAGTCCGCTCGGAACCAGCGTCCCGCTCATCAGCCGCCCCGGCGTGCCGCAGCATGCGTTCGGATTCTCGGCGGACGATTTCGGCGACGTCGGCGGCGGGGTCGATTTCACGCTGGACGACGAGGCGCCGATCGGATTGCGCTACGACCGCGGGGCCGTGCCCACTCCCGGCATCGCCAGCGTCACCGGCCGCTGGACGCCCGACGCCGGCGCGCTCTCGGCGTTCGACGGGCAGCTCGCGCAGGGTCTGTGGCGCTTGCGCATCACGGTCAACGCCGCCGGCGACATCGGCGCGCTGCACCGTTGGAAGCTGGCCTTCCGCCGCGGCGAAGCCCCGTGCGAGGATCCCTGCAACGGGCATCCGGGCGACCTGAACTGCGACGGAGTGGTGAACATCCTCGACATCAACGCCTTCGTGCTGGCATTGGCCGACGGCGGCGCATACCTGGAGGCCTATCCGACCTGCTGCCTGTTCCTGGCTGACCTCAACGGCGACTTCGACATCAACGTGCTGGACATCAATCCGTTCATCACGCTCCTGGCGGGGCCGTGA
- a CDS encoding Alpha/beta hydrolase family protein, which yields MRTRIRVFAAATALLALCGCFQPPQPMRQELDDGLIWMFPGVEGGAWSLEGPYRALRDAGASQAVRIHEWWKPLGSIVNLVSYEQNRADAARIAAQIAAYRQEHPRSAVDLLGYSGGGGVAVMVAESLPEDVRLRHIVLVQPALSPDYDLTTALRHVDGRLFNFYSGNDAWILGAGTTVFGTMDRKYVPSAGKESFQAEKCVSDRVLREKLVQVGWSEEWRAAGHMGFHLGILGYEWNRRFVAPLLAERHSLRENALFTTRSAAGAGAGRQRRSLTRRSAPRTG from the coding sequence ATGCGTACACGTATTCGGGTGTTTGCCGCCGCGACGGCGCTCTTGGCGCTTTGCGGCTGCTTCCAGCCACCGCAGCCGATGCGGCAGGAGCTTGACGACGGGTTGATCTGGATGTTCCCCGGCGTGGAGGGCGGGGCGTGGTCGCTGGAGGGGCCATACCGTGCACTGCGCGACGCTGGCGCATCGCAGGCGGTGCGGATCCACGAGTGGTGGAAACCGCTCGGCTCCATTGTGAACCTGGTGAGCTATGAGCAGAATCGCGCCGACGCGGCCCGCATCGCGGCGCAGATCGCCGCTTATCGGCAGGAACATCCGCGCTCCGCCGTCGATCTGCTGGGCTACTCCGGCGGCGGCGGCGTCGCGGTGATGGTGGCCGAGTCGCTGCCGGAGGACGTGCGCTTGCGGCATATCGTGCTGGTGCAGCCGGCGCTGAGCCCGGACTACGACCTGACGACCGCGCTGCGGCACGTTGATGGGCGCCTGTTCAACTTCTACTCGGGCAACGACGCCTGGATTCTGGGGGCGGGCACCACGGTCTTCGGAACAATGGATCGAAAATACGTCCCGTCGGCCGGGAAAGAGAGCTTTCAGGCTGAAAAATGCGTTTCGGACCGCGTGCTGCGCGAGAAGCTGGTGCAGGTCGGCTGGTCAGAGGAGTGGCGCGCCGCCGGACACATGGGATTTCACCTGGGGATTCTGGGATACGAGTGGAATCGGCGGTTTGTGGCGCCGCTGCTTGCGGAGCGACATTCTTTGCGCGAAAACGCCCTCTTCACCACGAGGTCTGCGGCCGGCGCGGGAGCCGGCCGCCAACGTCGATCCCTCACCCGCCGATCAGCGCCACGAACGGGTTGA
- the gdhB_1 gene encoding Quinoprotein glucose dehydrogenase B precursor: MKHRPIVICAALAISPARPALAAEALESGFVVETYATGLALPTAIESLPDGRLLVGEKDGAMWIIVDGVVQQPPFARFQPFTLSECGLLGLAVDPDFATNHFVYVFITITAEEQQIIRLTESGGVGTQQTIIRDHLPTRGVNHNGGGLDFGGDGKLYFSIGDNAVPDNAQDMSTLAGKICRINADGSTPDDNPFRTPTDEPRAIFALGFRNPFRFCFGADGRLFVLDVGSQGAQRREEINLVSAGDNGGWPNVEGAPPAGQDEFLAPIYTYQEEGSAPVGALVYTSTAFPAEYHSNLFHLDYQLNRLYRTVLDGDRVVSHSTFVQGELGPVDLAQGTDGALYYCELFGGQIKRVRYAPEDPDAADGAPDDDSLSPFQLPSQCGCGAAGTMAGMLLTFAAAGARRTRCRAAR; the protein is encoded by the coding sequence ATGAAGCATCGTCCCATCGTCATCTGCGCCGCGCTCGCCATCTCGCCGGCGCGGCCGGCACTCGCCGCCGAGGCGCTCGAATCCGGATTCGTGGTCGAAACGTACGCCACCGGCCTGGCGTTGCCGACGGCGATCGAGAGCCTGCCCGACGGCCGGCTGCTGGTCGGCGAGAAGGACGGCGCGATGTGGATCATCGTCGACGGCGTCGTTCAGCAGCCGCCCTTCGCACGCTTTCAGCCCTTTACGCTTTCGGAATGCGGCCTGCTGGGCCTGGCGGTCGATCCGGACTTCGCCACCAATCACTTCGTCTACGTCTTCATCACGATCACCGCCGAGGAGCAGCAGATCATCCGCCTGACCGAGTCCGGCGGCGTCGGTACGCAGCAGACCATCATCCGCGATCACCTGCCGACGCGCGGCGTCAATCACAACGGCGGCGGCCTGGACTTCGGCGGCGACGGCAAACTGTATTTCTCGATCGGCGACAACGCCGTGCCCGACAACGCGCAGGACATGAGCACGCTGGCCGGGAAGATCTGCCGCATCAACGCCGACGGCTCGACGCCGGACGACAATCCTTTTCGCACGCCGACCGATGAACCTCGCGCGATCTTCGCCCTGGGCTTTCGCAACCCCTTCCGGTTCTGCTTCGGTGCGGACGGGCGGCTGTTCGTGCTCGACGTCGGTTCCCAAGGCGCGCAGCGCCGCGAGGAGATCAACCTCGTCAGCGCAGGTGATAACGGCGGCTGGCCGAACGTCGAGGGTGCGCCGCCGGCCGGGCAGGACGAGTTTCTCGCGCCGATCTACACGTACCAGGAGGAGGGTTCCGCACCCGTCGGCGCGCTCGTCTACACGAGCACGGCCTTTCCCGCCGAGTATCACTCGAACCTGTTCCACCTCGATTACCAACTCAACCGTCTGTATCGCACCGTGCTCGATGGCGACCGCGTTGTCAGCCACAGCACGTTCGTCCAGGGCGAACTGGGCCCGGTGGACCTCGCCCAGGGCACCGACGGCGCGCTCTACTATTGCGAGTTGTTCGGCGGGCAGATCAAACGCGTCCGCTACGCTCCCGAAGATCCGGACGCCGCGGACGGCGCGCCCGACGACGACTCGCTGAGCCCGTTTCAACTGCCGTCGCAGTGCGGCTGCGGCGCCGCGGGAACGATGGCTGGAATGCTGCTGACCTTTGCGGCGGCCGGCGCGCGGCGCACTCGATGCCGCGCAGCGAGATGA